The DNA window CGAGGCGTCCAGATGTACACGGGGGACGGAACGTCGCCGGAGGATCGTCGCCAACTGCGCAACGACGCGTGGACCGAGACCACCGGCGTGGCCATCAGCCCCGACGGCACGTGGCTGGCGGCCGCCCAGGACCGTGACGGGGAGATCCAGATCTGGGACACCCGAAGCCGTCGAGTGCTACGGACGCTGACCGGCCATACCGGCCGGGTGAACGCGGTGGCCGTCAGCCCGGACGGCACCTTGATCGCGTCGGCCGGCGCCGACATGACCGTGCGCGTCTGGGACCCCGCGCGGGACGGCGCGCTGACCCTCATGCGCACCGGCAGCGCACTGCATGCCCTCGCCTTCGGACCGGACGGCCGCTCCCTGTACGTCGGCGGCGACCAAGGCCTGTTCGGGTACTCCCTCGACCCGATCACCACAAGGCGCCCCTGAAGACCGCCCACTTCAGGCCGCCCACTTCAGGCGCACACGGTGCCGAGCCGGGGTCCGGTCAGGAACCGGGGCGCAGGGAGCGGAGCCGGTCCGCGATGTCGTAGACGTTCAGGCGCAGGGCGCGGATCTGGGTGATGAGGTCGCGCCACGGTTCGAACGCGTCGTCCACGGTCTTGCCGGAGGCCCTGATGTAGGCGACGGCGACGCCGTATCCGAAGTACTCGTTGCGGGCGGGCAGCGGGCGTAGGAGCACGATCTGTTCCAGGAGGGCCGCGGCCCGCCAGTACGCGTCGGGTTCGTCGCCGAGTGCGGGCGTGTTCACGCGGTGGCGGGCGACCGCGGCGACCAGGCCCGAATAGTCGAGGATGCCGAGGTCCTTGCCCAGGAGTTCTTCCTGCCGGTCCAGGAGCCACCGGATGTCGATGTGCAGTTTCAAGAGTCGGTCCGCCTCGTGCGTGCTCGCGGACAACGGAAGCGGTCCCGGGTCTCGGAGTCGGTCTTCACGGTTGTCTTTGCCAAGACTCTGAGTATGCACCCCTGAATACCTTTGTGAATACACCCTCACCCCTTCGAGCAGGACGACGGAGAGGTGCTGTCAGCGTGACAGGCCGAAGGCCTGCGGGGTCGGGGCGGGTCGGGTGCGGGACAGCTTCACGGCCCTGCCGCGTGCCGCTTCGAACGCCACGACCGGGTTGCCTTCCTTGCGCCAGGGTTCGGCTCCGCACCAAGGCCCGATCCGGCGGAACTGCTCCAGGGCGGGCGCGTACATCATCGACCGGAGCATGTAGTACGCCAGCAGGTGGCGCAGCACCGGCAGGCGCTCGTCGTCGGGCGCGACCTGGTCGAACGAGGCGGCGATCCGCTTCAGCAGACTCCTCGTCATGGGCGTGACGGGCAGCGCGAGGGAGGGGGACCGGTCGGTGAGCTCGTTCAGCGCGTGCAGGTAGATCCCGGCGAGCGGGCTGCCGGCCGGGGCCTTGCGGACCGCCTGGCGGGCGAACCTCATCATCTGCCGGTTGCTGCCGTACCACTTGGCGCACCAGTACTGGAGGCCCTGCCAGTGTCCCTCGTAGTGGTGGGGAGCGCGGGCGATCAGTCCTTCCCAGAGCCAGTTGAACTGCGAGTGGCCGTACTGGGCTCCGCGCGCCGCCGTGACCATGACGACCCACGGGCCCGGGTTCGCGGGGTCGAGCAGCGCGGCCTTGCGGGCCTCCTCGATCGCGGCCGGGAGCATGGCGCGGAAGCGGTTCATGTCCGAGGCCGGGACCTCGTGGGCGAAGGCGCCGCCCCGGATCTCCCAGGCACGGCGGACCATGATGCTCGCGTGGAGGGTCGCCGCGTCGCAGTTCCCCGGTTCGGCGGCGCGCCAGGCGTCGAACCAGGCGCCGTCCTCCCGCGCGATCTGCTGCAGGAGCTCCAGCCGGGCCCAGCGCTCGTCCCAGTCCTCGCCCGCTTCCCGGACGTACCGTTCGGCGGGCTTCCAGTCCCCGTCCCACGCGGCGTCGGCGACGGCCTGCATCTCCTGTGCCCGGTGTGCCGCCGGGGGCGGGCCGGGGCGCCGGTCGTCGAGCACTTCACGGGGCGGAAGGCCGTAGGCGGATGCCGCGAAGTGCGTCTCGACCCAGCGGTCGACACGGAGGGGGGTGATGAAGAGGAGGTAGAGCACGATGAGAAACACGCCGAGTGCGATGGCGAGGAAGATGGTCACGGCGGGAAATCATTCCCGAACCGATCACTCTCCGCAATAGCTTAGGCCAACGATAAGTCGAGGTCAGAGCGGGTCAGGCGGCGCACCGATGGGCTGGATCAGGACATGGGCCAGGAGGGCGCGGCCTACGAACCAAGCCCGGCGAGGACGTTGACGGCGAGGACCGCGTACTCGTCCTCGTGGCTGTCGGCGAAAAGCCGGAGCAGCCGTCACGGAGGTGCTTACTGCCGCGAAGTACCGCGGCAGGAGTATCACTCATTGTGTTTAGCGGTCGCGATTTCGGTAACAACAAGTAGCTACAGGAAGTCAGAACCCGACGGAAGGCAGGAACATGAACGTCGTTACCGTGCTCATCCTCGTCGCGGTCCTCGCCGTCATCGCCCTCTTGACCGTGGCGCCCCACGCGCCGGCCCGGCGCAATCCCGTCCCGGGCCGCCGGCTGCCGGCCACCCACCGCCGCCCGGCCGCGCCCCGGTTGACCCGGGTCCCCGCTCAGCGCGGAATCGAGCGTCACGCCCGCTGACCCGCCGGGGTCCGGACAGCGGGGTCGCGCGCCACGTCGCCGCCGGAGAGAACTCATGCTGTGCGATGTCGAGTTCGATGTCGCGCACGGCGTAGGCGACGCCGGCGCAGGGCGAGCGCTTGCTCACGGCATCGGCCGGACCTGGCGACGGCCCGCTCGACGAACTGGCGGGCCATCCCCCCACACTGGGTGCCGCGGAGACCTCCCCGGAACTGTGAGGGCCTGGGCTGCTCCCACTTGAGGCCGCGGGCCACCCCCTGGGGGGTGGCCCGCCTCATGCGCGCCGCCCCGGGATCACTTCGACTGGTAGACGCCGAAGACGTCGAGCACCAGGTCCGCGTCCTCGTGGCCCTGGTTCCAGAAGGTGATGACCCCGTGGTCGCCGTCGCTCGCCTGCACCAGGTTCGGGACGGTCTCCCCGGCCGTCCAGTTCAGGGTCGAGGAGCCGGGGCGCGGTCCGGCGGGCGCGGCGGGTGCGCCGTCCGCCGGCAGCGGGTGGGGGCTCGGCGCCACCGAGAGGAATCCGGTGCCGCCGGTCTCGGTGACGGTGGTGTTCAGCACGTAGGCCTCGACCCCCGTCGCGGCCTCGGGCGTGAAGCCCTGCGTGATGTACTCCCGGGCCCGGAGCCTGCCTCCGGTCCAGCCGTAGGCCTCCTCGCGGGTGTCGAGCGTCCGGAACGGGGTGAAGGGCAGGAAGGCGGCCTTGCTGTCCTTGCTGTAGTAGCCGACGACGTCGACCACCACGTGGGCCGGCATCCAGGACCCGTTGAAGACCTTGATCGTCCCGTCGGCGGCCACCGGCACGATCACCGCGTTGGCCACCGTCTGGCCGGGCACGAAGTTCAGGTTCGACGCCGTGGGGACCGGCCCGCCGCCGGAGTAGGCGGTCAGGTGGCCCGGCCCGCCGGGTTCGGTCACGGTGACGTTCAGGGCCACGGCCGTGATGCCCTGGGGCACCCCGCGCAGGCCGCCGATCTGGGTCGCGAACGCGGTGCGCGCGGCGAGCCGGCCCCGGGAAGTGCCCAGCCCCTCACGGGTGTCCACGAATCGGGCGGGCGTCATCGAGGTGTAGCCGCCGGCCGAGGCCCGGGTGAAGTAGCCGGTGACGTCGGCGATCAGGTCGACCGGCTGCGGGCCGCCGTTGTAGAGCTCCACGTAGCCGTCCTCGCCGACCGGCACGATCACCAGGTTGGGGACGGACCGGCCCTTCGTGTAGTTCAGGTTCGAGGTCCCCGGACGGTCGTAGCCCGCACCGGGCCACGCGGTCACGTACCCGCTGTCGACGGTCTCGGTGACCGTGACGTTGAGGGCGACCGCGGTGACGCCGGCCGGGACGGCGGCGTTGCCGGCCACCTTGACCCGGGCCGAGCCCTGTCCGGCGACCTTGCCCGCTTTGCCCGCGGGCGCGCCGGTGCCGTCGCGGGTGTCGAGGAGCCGGGTGGGGGTGTGCGGGGTGAAGTCGGAGCCGGGGGTGAGGAAGGCACCGCCGTTGGCGGCCTGGACGGCGTTGGCGGTGTCGGTCACCGTCACCTTCACCTGGTACTCGCCGGACTTGTCGTACGTGTGCGAGTGGTGCAGTTCGGCGTTGCCCCGCGCGGTGACGGTGTCGGTCTTCCCGTCGCCCCAGTCGATGACGACGTCGAGCGCGAAGTCGGCGCTCGTGATCAGGGCGGTGAGCTCGATCCCGTGCGCGGTGTAGCTGGTGCCGCTGACGTCCACCGCGAGAGCCGGGTTGTCCCCCGCGGCCAGTGCGGCCTGCCCGGTCTGGCTGGTCTGCGGGACCTCCGCGGTCCGGGCGGTCTGCGGTGCGGCGGTCTTGG is part of the Streptomyces subrutilus genome and encodes:
- a CDS encoding PKD domain-containing protein, translating into MTAALVAAGLGIIPGTAQAADPVPVAAGVAEAIAEAATSEGFHSPAERTIRTALPVAAEGSGKANAKTAAPQTARTAEVPQTSQTGQAALAAGDNPALAVDVSGTSYTAHGIELTALITSADFALDVVIDWGDGKTDTVTARGNAELHHSHTYDKSGEYQVKVTVTDTANAVQAANGGAFLTPGSDFTPHTPTRLLDTRDGTGAPAGKAGKVAGQGSARVKVAGNAAVPAGVTAVALNVTVTETVDSGYVTAWPGAGYDRPGTSNLNYTKGRSVPNLVIVPVGEDGYVELYNGGPQPVDLIADVTGYFTRASAGGYTSMTPARFVDTREGLGTSRGRLAARTAFATQIGGLRGVPQGITAVALNVTVTEPGGPGHLTAYSGGGPVPTASNLNFVPGQTVANAVIVPVAADGTIKVFNGSWMPAHVVVDVVGYYSKDSKAAFLPFTPFRTLDTREEAYGWTGGRLRAREYITQGFTPEAATGVEAYVLNTTVTETGGTGFLSVAPSPHPLPADGAPAAPAGPRPGSSTLNWTAGETVPNLVQASDGDHGVITFWNQGHEDADLVLDVFGVYQSK
- a CDS encoding toxin Doc, with the protein product MKLHIDIRWLLDRQEELLGKDLGILDYSGLVAAVARHRVNTPALGDEPDAYWRAAALLEQIVLLRPLPARNEYFGYGVAVAYIRASGKTVDDAFEPWRDLITQIRALRLNVYDIADRLRSLRPGS